The Actinomadura sp. WMMB 499 genome includes a window with the following:
- a CDS encoding DUF1707 domain-containing protein: MPNDLPEMRASHEDRDRALDVLRVAGGDGRLSAEELDTRVESALKARTLGELARLTADLPDLPGAGDVLVISQDGGSYVKDGRWPVPARIDLRTKLCRVTLDLTDALITSNVLRIDAEMEHGRLVIVGAPGTVIDTDGLELTYSKLKVRSTAPDAPARLRIELTGTLRHAKVIERRPRR, from the coding sequence ATGCCGAACGACCTGCCCGAGATGCGGGCCTCGCACGAGGACCGCGACCGTGCCCTGGACGTCCTGCGGGTCGCCGGGGGCGACGGTCGGCTCAGCGCCGAGGAGCTCGACACCCGGGTGGAGAGCGCGCTGAAGGCCCGGACGCTCGGCGAGTTGGCCCGGCTCACCGCCGACCTGCCGGATCTGCCCGGCGCCGGAGACGTCCTCGTGATCAGCCAGGACGGCGGCAGCTACGTCAAGGACGGGCGCTGGCCGGTGCCCGCGCGCATCGACCTCCGCACGAAACTGTGCCGGGTCACCCTCGACCTCACCGACGCGCTGATCACCTCGAACGTCCTGCGCATCGACGCGGAGATGGAGCACGGCAGGCTGGTCATCGTCGGCGCGCCGGGCACCGTGATCGACACCGACGGCCTCGAACTCACCTACTCCAAGCTCAAGGTCCGCTCCACGGCCCCCGACGCCCCCGCCCGCCTGCGCATCGAACTCACCGGAACCCTCCGGCACGCGAAGGTCATCGAACGCCGCCCGCGCCGCTGA
- a CDS encoding tetratricopeptide repeat protein: MTSALDRARVLLDLRRPADAEREVRAVLTEDPGHARARLYLARALSHQGDADGALDAVNDYLAARPDDWVGHAEAGSILAGAGRPRDAIGAYRRALERRPDAPFVHNRLAWTHYDLGEPGSARSHAEYGLALAPDDAELHAVLGLVLAGDGEHDRAREHAERALALAPERSAVHRAHGKVLLDTGRHRAAADAFREALRLDPGWTDGRGAVMRAELARNPLHRLHRFLWKPREWPRSRIGWCLATCVFPPWLAVMALATVLMWANWVNFTLTGLWIHRDPRRRDLMEPATLFKVAGAALAAGAAMLAAGALLRDGRTIVLGLAVLALVTPLMEPTALDTARGALFLLVPMALTGWVALLTALAYAAPAGWTTSAALVTCCAALASAWLSILLQKRT, translated from the coding sequence GTGACGTCCGCGCTCGACCGGGCACGGGTGCTACTGGACCTGCGCCGTCCCGCCGACGCCGAACGGGAGGTCCGCGCCGTCCTCACCGAGGACCCCGGCCATGCGCGGGCCCGCCTGTACCTGGCCCGCGCCCTGTCGCACCAGGGCGACGCGGACGGCGCCTTGGACGCGGTGAACGACTACCTCGCGGCCCGTCCGGACGACTGGGTCGGGCACGCGGAGGCGGGCTCGATCCTCGCCGGGGCGGGACGCCCGCGCGACGCGATCGGCGCGTACCGGCGCGCGCTGGAGCGCAGGCCGGACGCACCGTTCGTCCACAACCGGCTGGCGTGGACGCACTACGACCTCGGCGAGCCGGGGTCGGCGCGTTCGCACGCCGAGTACGGGCTGGCGCTGGCACCGGACGACGCCGAACTGCACGCCGTCCTGGGCCTGGTCCTCGCCGGGGACGGGGAGCACGACCGGGCCCGCGAGCACGCGGAGCGCGCGCTCGCGCTGGCCCCGGAGCGGTCGGCCGTCCACCGCGCGCACGGCAAGGTGCTGCTGGATACCGGACGGCACCGCGCGGCGGCCGACGCGTTCCGCGAGGCGCTGCGGCTCGATCCCGGCTGGACGGACGGCCGCGGGGCGGTCATGCGCGCGGAGCTGGCCCGCAACCCCCTGCACCGCCTGCACCGGTTCCTGTGGAAGCCGCGCGAGTGGCCGCGCTCGCGGATCGGCTGGTGCCTCGCCACGTGCGTCTTCCCGCCCTGGCTGGCCGTCATGGCGCTGGCCACCGTCCTGATGTGGGCGAACTGGGTGAACTTCACCCTCACCGGCCTGTGGATCCACCGGGACCCCCGCCGCCGCGACCTGATGGAACCGGCCACCCTCTTCAAGGTCGCCGGGGCGGCCCTGGCCGCCGGAGCCGCGATGCTGGCCGCCGGCGCGCTCCTGCGGGACGGGCGCACGATCGTCCTCGGCCTCGCCGTGCTCGCGCTCGTCACGCCGCTGATGGAGCCGACGGCCCTCGACACCGCGCGGGGCGCGCTCTTCCTGCTCGTCCCGATGGCGCTCACCGGCTGGGTCGCGCTCCTGACCGCGCTCGCGTACGCGGCACCCGCCGGCTGGACCACCTCCGCCGCGCTCGTCACCTGCTGCGCCGCCCTCGCCTCCGCCTGGCTCTCGATCCTGCTGCAGAAGCGAACGTGA
- a CDS encoding TIGR03619 family F420-dependent LLM class oxidoreductase — MRFTYAEAMTDPSYYLPLARAAEDAGYASFSVADSLIYPKESDTSYPYTETGDRGFLEDKAFIETFTLIAAMGAVTERIRFTPFVLKLPVRPPVLVAKQAMSIAALTGDRLGLGVGLSPWPEDFAVMGVPWERRGRRMDEAIDVLRGLGTGEYFEYHGEFFDIPAIKLNPARPVPILVGGHSEPALRRAVVRGDGWMHAGGGDDLDALLARIDAIRRAEGKAGGPFEVHVISTDAYTPDGVKRLEDKGVTDVIVGFRNPYQKGPDTEPLEKKVEHLERFAETVIAKAN; from the coding sequence ATGAGGTTCACCTACGCCGAGGCCATGACCGACCCGTCCTACTACCTCCCGCTCGCCCGCGCGGCCGAGGACGCGGGGTACGCGAGCTTCTCCGTCGCCGACTCGCTGATCTACCCGAAGGAGTCCGACACCTCCTACCCGTACACCGAGACGGGCGACCGTGGATTCCTGGAGGACAAGGCGTTCATCGAGACGTTCACCCTGATCGCGGCGATGGGCGCGGTGACCGAGCGGATCCGCTTCACCCCGTTCGTCCTCAAGCTCCCGGTGCGCCCGCCCGTCCTGGTGGCGAAGCAGGCCATGTCGATCGCCGCCCTGACCGGCGACCGCCTCGGCCTCGGCGTCGGCCTGAGCCCGTGGCCCGAGGACTTCGCGGTCATGGGCGTCCCGTGGGAGCGCCGGGGCCGCCGCATGGACGAGGCCATCGACGTCCTCCGGGGGCTCGGCACCGGCGAGTACTTCGAGTACCACGGCGAGTTCTTCGACATCCCCGCGATCAAGCTGAACCCGGCCCGTCCCGTCCCGATCCTGGTCGGCGGGCACAGCGAGCCCGCGCTGCGCCGCGCGGTCGTCCGGGGCGACGGCTGGATGCACGCGGGCGGCGGCGACGACCTCGACGCCCTGCTGGCCAGGATCGATGCGATCCGGCGGGCCGAAGGCAAGGCGGGCGGCCCCTTCGAGGTCCATGTGATCTCGACGGACGCCTACACGCCCGACGGCGTGAAACGCCTCGAGGACAAGGGCGTCACCGACGTGATCGTGGGCTTCCGCAACCCGTACCAGAAGGGCCCCGACACCGAACCCCTCGAGAAGAAGGTCGAGCACCTCGAACGGTTCGCCGAGACCGTCATCGCCAAGGCGAACTGA
- a CDS encoding tetratricopeptide repeat protein encodes MNRARAHTDRAEMLLDLRRPADAEREARAALSEDPEDARAHLQLSRALSRQGDVQGALDAVDRYVAMRPERWIGHWTAGVILYRADRDREALTAFLHAREHGPDEPDVYRMLAWTHYALGEAEPARAAAEHGLRLAPGDAGIAAVLALVLLRLRDEPGARAHAERALSLAPEDPSVHRWYGTVALATGRPRAAADAFRESLRADPGWSGGPAVVLLAERRRVPGSVLDRLLEPLREGPRRHVLLCLAGSAVAPCLLVNIVITLLTWLNLSIRAGTSLWLGRDPRVRPLMGAAERRAAAISAGLLFLGAALLAGGLHAPSVALPGAAVLALVTPVQETARLDGRRRTAFAVLTIVLAAALAILTPVAPWMPVAVLCAALGSAWLALLVTRRPW; translated from the coding sequence GTGAACCGCGCCCGTGCGCACACCGACCGGGCCGAGATGCTGCTCGACCTGCGGCGTCCCGCCGACGCCGAGCGCGAGGCCCGCGCCGCCCTGTCCGAGGACCCCGAGGACGCGCGCGCCCACCTGCAACTGTCCCGCGCGCTGTCCCGCCAGGGGGACGTCCAGGGCGCCCTCGACGCCGTCGACCGGTACGTGGCGATGCGTCCCGAGCGGTGGATCGGCCACTGGACGGCCGGCGTGATCCTCTACCGCGCCGACCGCGACCGCGAGGCGCTCACCGCGTTCCTGCACGCCCGCGAGCACGGCCCCGACGAGCCGGACGTGTACCGCATGCTCGCGTGGACGCACTACGCCCTGGGCGAGGCCGAACCCGCCCGCGCCGCCGCCGAGCACGGGCTGCGCCTCGCGCCGGGCGACGCCGGGATCGCCGCCGTCCTCGCGCTCGTCCTGCTCCGGCTCCGCGACGAGCCCGGCGCCCGCGCGCACGCCGAACGCGCGCTGAGCCTCGCGCCCGAGGACCCGTCCGTCCACCGCTGGTACGGGACGGTCGCGCTCGCCACCGGACGTCCCCGCGCGGCGGCCGACGCGTTCCGCGAGTCGCTGCGCGCCGACCCCGGCTGGTCCGGGGGGCCGGCCGTGGTCCTGCTGGCCGAGCGCCGCCGGGTCCCCGGCTCCGTCCTGGACCGCCTCCTGGAGCCCCTCCGCGAGGGCCCCCGCCGCCATGTCCTGCTGTGCCTCGCGGGCTCGGCCGTCGCGCCGTGCCTGCTCGTCAACATCGTGATCACCCTCCTGACGTGGCTGAACCTGTCGATCCGGGCCGGGACGTCGCTGTGGCTCGGCCGCGATCCCCGCGTCCGCCCGCTCATGGGGGCCGCCGAACGGCGCGCCGCCGCGATCTCCGCGGGCCTGCTGTTCCTCGGGGCGGCGCTCCTCGCGGGCGGCCTGCACGCACCGTCCGTCGCGCTGCCCGGCGCCGCCGTCCTCGCGCTCGTCACGCCCGTCCAGGAGACCGCCCGCCTGGACGGGCGCCGCCGCACCGCGTTCGCCGTCCTGACGATCGTGCTGGCCGCCGCCCTCGCGATCCTGACGCCCGTCGCGCCCTGGATGCCCGTCGCGGTCCTCTGCGCCGCGCTCGGCTCGGCGTGGCTCGCGCTGCTCGTCACCCGCCGCCCGTGGTGA
- a CDS encoding DUF5980 family protein: MKSARNSARIVVGMLAVLAMSLIGAAPASAESPTWTLQDIGQKVCVSTGGWDGTYVFAPVSGTWTTPITTGIRNLPPGSSDLGGSVLPPGSNDENTINGFVGVSFAPAPAGDYVAEVWASDGTVTQTAPVLLRYGAPYACW, encoded by the coding sequence ATGAAGTCGGCCCGAAACAGCGCGAGAATCGTGGTCGGAATGCTGGCCGTGCTGGCGATGTCCCTGATCGGCGCCGCCCCGGCAAGCGCGGAGAGCCCGACCTGGACCCTGCAGGACATCGGGCAGAAGGTCTGCGTCAGCACCGGCGGCTGGGACGGCACCTACGTGTTCGCGCCCGTGAGCGGGACCTGGACGACCCCGATCACGACCGGGATCCGGAACCTGCCGCCCGGTTCGTCCGACCTCGGCGGGTCCGTGCTCCCGCCGGGAAGCAACGACGAGAACACCATCAACGGCTTCGTAGGGGTCTCGTTCGCCCCCGCCCCGGCGGGCGACTACGTGGCCGAAGTTTGGGCGAGTGACGGTACGGTCACCCAGACGGCTCCGGTCCTGCTCCGCTACGGAGCGCCGTACGCCTGCTGGTGA
- a CDS encoding AAA family ATPase, whose protein sequence is MTDRGALDALRQAVEVSPDNLPLRRHLAEQLLAAGLLMDAEGQYREALALAPGDAGLATGLAEAFLRQGKSGAAIAALDRVENGPPRAGIILAKALVAEGDVPAARPRYWEAVARDAGLADPGFEAALGHTPAPPVLAEEAADEPPDGRVPSGDGSEVTFDDVAGMEEVKQTLRMKLLLPVQQPDLFAAYGKSAGGGVLLYGPPGCGKTHLARAAAGELGAGFITVGLSDILDMYIGSSERNLHSTFEAARRNAPCVLFFDEVDALAARRSDMRHATNRQVINQFLAELDGVDAGANEGVLVLAATNAPWYLDAAFRRPGRFDRLVFVPPPDAAARAAVLSLLCRKVPLAEMDFRRVAEATDGFAGADLKGVVDVAVEAKLQEAVRAGRPLPLSTGDLLDAARAARPTAVAEWRATARNYVMHANESGTWDDLLPWVGGKKR, encoded by the coding sequence GTGACTGATCGGGGAGCACTGGACGCCCTGCGCCAGGCGGTCGAGGTGTCGCCGGACAACCTGCCGCTGCGCCGCCACCTGGCGGAGCAGCTGCTGGCCGCGGGCCTGCTCATGGACGCCGAGGGCCAGTACCGGGAGGCGCTCGCGCTCGCGCCCGGCGACGCCGGCCTCGCGACGGGGCTCGCCGAGGCGTTCCTGCGGCAGGGCAAGAGCGGCGCGGCGATCGCCGCCCTCGACCGGGTCGAGAACGGGCCGCCGAGGGCGGGGATCATCCTCGCGAAGGCGCTGGTCGCGGAGGGGGACGTCCCGGCCGCCCGGCCGCGCTACTGGGAGGCGGTCGCGCGGGACGCCGGCCTCGCCGACCCCGGGTTCGAGGCGGCGCTCGGCCACACGCCGGCCCCGCCCGTCCTGGCCGAGGAGGCGGCGGACGAGCCGCCGGACGGACGCGTGCCGTCCGGCGACGGGTCCGAGGTCACGTTCGACGACGTGGCCGGGATGGAGGAGGTCAAGCAGACGCTCCGGATGAAGCTGCTCCTCCCCGTGCAGCAGCCGGACCTCTTCGCCGCCTACGGCAAGAGCGCGGGCGGCGGCGTCCTGCTGTACGGCCCGCCCGGCTGCGGGAAGACGCACCTCGCGCGGGCCGCGGCCGGGGAGCTCGGCGCCGGGTTCATCACCGTCGGACTGTCCGACATCCTCGACATGTACATCGGGTCGAGCGAGCGGAACCTGCACTCGACGTTCGAGGCGGCCCGCCGGAACGCCCCGTGCGTCCTGTTCTTCGACGAGGTGGACGCCCTCGCGGCGCGGCGCTCGGACATGCGGCACGCCACCAACCGGCAGGTCATCAACCAGTTCCTCGCCGAACTGGACGGCGTGGACGCCGGGGCCAACGAGGGCGTGCTGGTGCTCGCCGCCACGAACGCGCCCTGGTACCTGGACGCCGCGTTCCGCCGTCCCGGACGGTTCGACCGGCTCGTGTTCGTGCCGCCCCCGGACGCCGCGGCGCGCGCGGCCGTCCTGTCTCTGCTGTGCCGGAAGGTGCCGCTCGCCGAGATGGACTTCCGGAGGGTCGCCGAGGCCACCGACGGGTTCGCGGGCGCCGACCTCAAGGGCGTCGTCGACGTCGCGGTCGAGGCGAAGCTGCAGGAGGCGGTGCGTGCCGGGCGCCCGCTGCCGCTGTCGACCGGCGACCTGCTGGACGCGGCCCGCGCCGCCCGCCCGACGGCCGTCGCCGAGTGGCGGGCCACCGCCCGCAACTACGTCATGCACGCCAACGAGAGCGGCACCTGGGACGACCTGCTGCCGTGGGTCGGCGGGAAGAAGCGGTGA
- a CDS encoding nuclear transport factor 2 family protein — MSAVTWNAPDADHPARRASRASMAAVLAGDKDAWLKLFAPDVLLEDPVGPSFMDPSGEGHRGHEGIGAFWDGFVATVAEFRFHIRDSFANGDSCANVTTITTTMGDGATLTIDCVLIYRVDDAGLVTSMRAHWEPDRALATRKKP, encoded by the coding sequence ATGAGTGCCGTCACCTGGAACGCCCCGGACGCCGACCACCCCGCCCGCCGCGCCTCCCGCGCGTCCATGGCCGCCGTCCTCGCGGGGGACAAGGACGCGTGGCTGAAGCTGTTCGCCCCCGACGTCCTGCTCGAAGACCCCGTCGGCCCGTCCTTCATGGACCCGTCCGGTGAGGGCCACCGCGGCCACGAGGGAATCGGTGCGTTCTGGGACGGCTTCGTCGCCACGGTCGCCGAGTTCCGCTTCCACATCCGCGACTCGTTCGCCAACGGCGACAGCTGCGCCAACGTCACCACGATCACCACGACGATGGGCGACGGCGCCACGCTGACGATCGACTGCGTCCTGATCTACCGCGTCGACGACGCGGGCCTCGTCACGTCCATGCGAGCCCACTGGGAGCCTGACCGGGCCCTGGCCACCCGCAAGAAGCCCTGA
- a CDS encoding cupin domain-containing protein — protein sequence MCRHALGGEEAFVVSGTFNDGDRDYPSGSFIHAPAGSSHVPQTTEGCTLLLFYPEG from the coding sequence CTGTGCCGCCATGCCCTCGGCGGTGAAGAGGCCTTCGTCGTCTCCGGCACCTTCAACGACGGCGACCGCGACTACCCGTCCGGCTCCTTCATCCACGCACCCGCCGGCTCCTCGCACGTCCCGCAGACGACCGAAGGCTGCACACTGCTCCTCTTCTACCCGGAAGGCTGA